Within the Perca flavescens isolate YP-PL-M2 unplaced genomic scaffold, PFLA_1.0 EPR50_1.1_unplaced_scaf_43, whole genome shotgun sequence genome, the region TTTTTTATTCACCTGTCAATGAAAAATCAATACTACACttcaataatacattttaaggacactaaaagtttgaaaaaaaagtctgtaCCTTCCTAATCATAATGAAACAACAGTACCCTATGCTggaacatgttttcatgcaacGCATTCTAATGAACAGGTTCGTAGGATattatacaaaaatgtatgcacaccatgACATCCTATGAAATTAGGCGAGACACtggctacagagctctgtgagCTGTCGCTCGTATCAGTGGCCGCtgctagttgagtttagcccATAGTCAAATATAATAGAGGACGTACCATCTGTGCCGTTACCCATTGGTTTATGAAGCCTTGAGTTTGGAGACACTCAGAAGCTCTTGTGTTTTTTGCAACCGGATGTGACAATTTTTGACAAGAGGGTAAGCGGGGAAGGATAACGCGGCCAAGCCAgtgttttttattgttgcaagggcgctgcgctaagctaaacgctaaagagggaaagttgctgatttccaacccttctgaagtgagtcatccagtggagatCTACCAGCAGGTAAACAAGGACCTCTGGGTAGGCAACTGCCGCCATCCATCTGCATGTAAGACAGTACAGAAAACcggcaaactttcccttaagttacttCCTTAagtagatagaatgcaggtttaaggcacttctgcattggctTAATTTTTTAGGCCTAGACAGTTTgtccattattattatacaatatatggtttagctgacaaaaggtTACTGGGAGCTGGCTACAGGGCACGCGAGATGATGGTCCTTTAAGGGGCCGtggcagttaagtttagcaAATAACAAGTGAGCTTAATGTGGCATCCACATTTAAGTTTGGGCAACAAAACCACttgttaagtttaggaaaaagattcaCATCCACCGGTTCCACAgcgctcttatacagcagcagtcaatgtggtgcatataGCAAAACGTACGTGAATACATTACAGTGCGTTACTTTTCGTAgctgtacgaatggttcatgagccTGATTCATACACAGTAAATGATTAgcaattgtatttattattttttctaaagGTTACAGAGAAATCTATTTTCAATGACTTAATCATTATATATGACGACCATTTTATTTGGCAAATATACGGTAGATTATTGATTATGTACATGGTTTTAAAAATTagataaaaaagacaaaaaacaagaagACCTGTCGTCATCATGCTGTGCATCCATCTCATCCTTTATGTTCTCTTCATctgaaaatacaaacacacaaacaattaaaaaatatgtattcactGCTCAAATACAGATAAATAGTGGTAAGGTTTGATTGATCACTTCAATCTGGAGTTTAACCCAGCCTGACAATTGACActtatgtctctgtgtcttcaATACTTCAATAATAATAGATAGTTGGCCAGCAGATTTGGCTACAGCATATAAACTATTGGACTAGATTATTGGttctcaataaaataaatttaacaACTTTAACAGTAGCATAAAAAGGTTTATCCTCCGTTACCGGTACATAACTATGTACTTAAACTTACTTAAAGATGGCATTTctgtttaatttaataaattgcTAATATACTAGTATGGTTATTGCAGCATTTAAAACACAGAAACCAGCACATTTTCTGTGTTTGGTGGGGCTCTTCATTCAGCTGATGCTCATTGTAATCAGTCACACCTGAGCTCATTGGCCATGCCTATTCTCTCCAATAAACTCTAAAATGGATGCAGTTTTTACAGTGTAATTGTGTCCATTAAAATCAACACAATAAACCTTTAATATTACAGGTTTGTTATAGTCAGAGCAATTCACCAGCAAAAAAGAATCATTTGGTGTCCATTAACTTTCCAGATATTGCCTAtaattgattacatttttttttttttttttttttttttatgtcttattttatttagcaaaatgaGCGGACTCATTTGTATTACAGGGGAATCAAATATACTGATAATATCTGGGCAATTTAGAGTCTTTTCTTCTCTTGCACATTATTGTTTGTGAAGATGGAAATTAGCTACCGCAACCACAGAAAAACTGTTCAAAGATGAGTAGGTCAAAAATATTCTTTCCTTTATGTGCTTGAGTTTTATTTACATGACTTGTAAAGTACTTGGTCGAACTCTAATGTATAAATCCTGTATTACATTCAGTCTTTAGTCCTTGCAGAGGAAGCCTGCATGTTTACCTTGACCAGGCTGAATAAAATGCtaaagagaagagaggataTGAAGAGGATTATGAAGGAGAAGGCTGTGGACCAAAGGCTGCTGTACTCTTCCTCCTCAAAGGCATCATCGGTGCAGCTCAGAGCAAAACTCAGATTTGATTCTGGAGTAAAATCTAAGAAGAGGAAGGCATAGGcagttaggtgtgtgtgtgtgtgtgtgtgtgtgtgtgtgagagagaaaggttTTTAATAAGATAGCACATAAGACATATTTTTCTCTCTTGAATTGTGCTCAGGAACTGAAATCAAGCATTATTCACTTTgatcacatatatatatatatatatatatatatatatatatatatatatatatatatatataagtgtgGATCCTAATCCACTTGAGCAGTGGAGCAGTGTAGTGTACAGTACTACTGTGAGATATTATTGAAAACTACTTGTACATAGAttgttttaaaatattgaaGTCATTCATAAACGTGTAACAAAAGTGTCTCCATGCaacatttatttgaaacagtCAGCACACTTCTCAAGCTGTTAGACAATGTGACGTAGACAGATTGAAACACAGTATGACAAACAATAGTAAATGGACCATTTTACAATCACAAAGACAGGTTCTCATGGCAGagagtacacacagagacagaacaaCACATTAGCACAAATTGCCACATTTAAAGCTGAATCTACTATTTCTCACATTCCATGGAGTTACTCATGGCCTTAGACACATCTCTGGATTTAATAGGCTGTTCACCTCTACCAGGCCATACATTGCAGGAGAACATGATGGAGCTGTTCCACTTGTCTTTGGTGGTGGTGTAAATACTTGCAACTGAGTAGCCTTGTGGGGTCTTCCCTTGGCTGAAGTTAATGCCATCAGTATAGATGGGGGGGTTTGTTCCAATATGTTCTGACCAGGCGATGTAGTAATCTTGCTGCACCGGATTGGACACCAGACACACCAGAGTGACTTCATCAATGATGTCCTCATCAGGGAGGATGTGGACTGTTACTTTTGGCTCGCTCCCATCTGAAAGAGATACTCTGTTTAACAAGGATGTTCATATTTAGGCTTTTACATTTGCTATACATCGATTATGACATGTGTGTAAATTGGGGCCACCCCAGACTTACAGGTCACTGTTCTACCAATCTGTCTCCATCAAAGACACTCAGTAACATACCTCCTTTGTGGAAAGTCAGATCTTGAATAACTGGTGTCATATCGTCTTTTGTGGCAGAACAGCGCACGTTGTTGACTTTGTACCACTCAGTGCGGGTAAGAGTCATTGTGCTGACTCCCGACTGTGTTGGTGTGATGTTGTTGGTCACAGGGGATCCATCGATTTTCCAAGTGATTTGAATTTGATCTACAACATTCTGTTCCGGTCCAGTAACGATACACTTCAACTTTGCCTGGTTGTTGCTAAAGATTTCTTTGGGACTTGGTTGGTTCAGTTCCATTTTGACAGGATATGAGGCCTCTGTGGGTGTGGAAGAAAGAGTTGAAATAAACATACCCATTTTCAAGCATCAGTCTAATTATTCATTTTAGAATTTTGAATGTAAAATACCGGATTGATGAGGGTAAACATGAGAAAAAGACATTATTATTGAACATTtagttataaaaacaaaattaataagATGATGCAGGTGGACCCACATAAGAGAGTCatgataaatataaaaaaatcacatactTTTTAACAGTGTCACGGGGGGGGGCGTTCCAGGGTGAGTCACAGAACAAGTAAAAGAGCTCCATGAATCCCATTCAGATTTTGATACAGTGAGCAAACTGACTCCTGtatatttgctgtttttctcaGTTGGAGGATATTGTACAGCTGTAGCCAGGCTTTTCCCACTGGAATCGGTCCACTGTAAAGTAAGACTCTTTGGGTAGAAGTCTTGTGCAAGACAGCCAACAGTGATTCTATCTGCAGCCCCAGGTTTGCATTGAACCAAAGGGAACAGAGTCGGTGCAGTTGTAGTATCTGTGAAACAGTTGTGTCAAAACATGTAAATACCAATAAAGGTCAATTAAAGATCACAGATGATCAAAAGGTCTAAAGgttaattttaaatatattgcatGATGAAACTGAGGACAAGAACACCTGCCTAAAGAAATTATTTCAATGAgtaaatgttttaataaaatgttacgTTACGACTCTTtaatccaaagcgacttacaattgctatatacactaccggtcaaaagtttggggtcacttagaaatttccattccactccattccagacacaataccagctgagatcagttgcattgtttttttaatcagaacagcagttttcagattacattatgtgcttacagaattgctaaagggttctcaactgttgtagaaagaagtggctgaagaaatgcttgaaattcatgttttttggtctaaacgtcatacccaaattaaaagtggtacagctcccatatactttgacactcaggggtgtgcctgatatcattggaaaggtgattgatgtgggtgtgtttgtgtatttgagaattgttgtattttgtagtttttgggcttttttctttgcacttttcaaatggaaataaaaagacgcacagacatatctatagaaagaaatcatataaaatccattttttgagtcttttggtgtctggattgtttctgtagtaagctgagacatgtGGCTAATGCCCTGTggtgtctgtcacctgtcaaatgtgtttacagcagtgtattctaatcactttacagatgtatgacttggacggaaataaaacacctccattctagcctctgtaactctgtgtcagtaaggcctagaatcgccctgacacttgtaacaaaaacttgagaatgtttcctttccaatgatatcaggcatacccctgagtgtcaaagtatatgggagctgtactacttttaatttgagtatgacgtttagaccaaaaaacatggatttcaagcatttcttcagccacttctttctacaacagttgagaaccctttagcaattatgtaagcacatttctaagtgaccccaaacttttgaccggtagtgtatgtcagaggtcgcatgcctctggagcaactaggggttaagtgtcttgctcagggacacattggttgatgtattgtagtgggaattgaacccagatctcccacaccaaaggcatgtgtcatatccactgcgccatcaccacccccataaaaacataaattaataataaataataaataaataatgtcctattgattttttttcttttttctgttcagcGCACAGACAAACAGGCTGGATCGGAGCTTATACAATAGCACTAATGTTTAATACCGCACtgttttgtgaaatgtaatgtaTCAATTTAAAGCATTTTTGCCATGGCTGGTATACTCTTTGGGTGGAAGGTGTGTGCAACACAACCAACAGTTAATTGTTTTGCACAGAACCAAAGGGAACCGTTTTAAAATCTTTCGAAAAGGAgattttttaagtttaaaatcCTATGAATACAAATGTGCATACATTATCACAGATAATCAATTGTTAATCTAAAAGCCAATGATTGGTTGAATTGTTAAACCACTTAATTGAAGTATAGAGACCCAAAgttaaatcaataaatattaaataaataatgatacaAATATCTTTAACTGGTGATATAACCATAAAATTTTAAACTAACTCAATACCTTTTTAAAACTCAGGTCTAATATTAAAAATGCTTTTTGTTATCGTTACAACTATCAGCTGCGACTGCAAAATCAGCATTATTGTGAATATTAAAATGCCGCTCATTGTTGGAGAATTTGAACATTTCCCAAACTTGAACCTAAATAGTTCTTTACCATTGTGTCTGGTTCATCTTAATCttttaaacatatatatttaatagtAACTTATAAAGGAATAAATAGTGattaaataataatgttaaCACAATGCACACTAGCAACTATGACTGTTCACAGTTTGCACAAGAAAGATAAAGACAATTgatctttttttcaaaagccAAACATGATCTGTTCAGACGGACGAGCTGAGTGTGTTAATACAACATATCAAATACAAACCACTACACTGTTTTTTGGAATGAAGACTTTTAAAATAGTAAAATTATTAAcataaaatatgatttttaatGAGCATTATTTGCTCCTTTTGGTTTAACGCTAAATCTGAAAACCTAGAAAAGTTGTCTGGAAGAATTAAAAATCTCTTGATGAAAAAGAATTCCTCTAAAACTAAAAGACATTACTAACATTTGAACCTACAATGCAAATGATGCATACGGTCTTTTAAAAGTCAGTCATCGCTTTGGTGTTTCAAATGAAACTATAAATAGATAGTACATACTATGTAATAGTaggtacttaaatatatatttgttcaGTTGTTTAATTGAAACACATACTGACCCAGTAATTAAATGCATGAATAAAATATTTTCTCCTATGTTCAGATTTACGGTAACTTTTTCTCTAAGATATTCAGGTACGGTGTGGTATGGTGATTAATATCCACGGTATTACAACATGTATTGAATAATAATGTGAATAAAAAGATGCAAACATGTATCAACACCAATTACAATCCAGCTGAATCAATTACAAGATTAACTCAAACCACCATCTGCATTAAGAACTTTTTCAAATGCTTTCTAAGAAACAGCTGCGTTAAAAACATCTGTCTGCTCTGTTTTCTAGTGTGTCCAATATCAATATAAACCTAAATATAGGACTATAACTTAAACTTCTCTAGCACCAATAGTCACAttataaagttaaaaaataatcttctgactaaaaatatattgtttatatGTGACTTACCTATTACTGTGACTACGGTCCCACGGCCCAAGTAGTCGAAAGCATCACAGTGTTGCATCTCCACTCACTGCTGGAACAAAAACCTGACATACCAAAAATAATGTGTGAAAACCTCATAACGTGACTAAAGAACACATACATCCTGATCAGCATTATCCCCTGATGTCATCCTGGGAGCATGTGTTTTGTGCTGATTCTTAATCAGCTCTTAAAGTTAAGATTTACTGCAAGATGACAATTGCGTCTGTGCACCAACTCTGACTTTAAACTACTAATTTACTAACTTTTAACCACAAATCTCTCATTAAAAATGATAAACATAGTAGTTACCTCATATTTCATTAGGAAATATTCAGTcctgagctttttttttcatcacaagAATGGGAGAGCATTAGATTATTGCTCTTAGGTTTTTGTATGGATCTATATGTCAGTGCATACCCACCCACCCATGTATCACTATGATAAACCCTAATACAAAAACTAAACACTTCTTCACTTCTTTCCTGCACTTGAGGGAAGAGGGCCTGTATTATCAGCAGTGGgtaagaataaaagaaaatattctAATCAACATAACTATATTTAAGGTTGAAAGTTTGGTTAGATTGTGTTTTccattaaacatatttttaaattcaattttgttttgttttatttatcattGATATAACATGACGTGATTTGTATATGTATTTGAATatgaaaatcaatttttttttaacatttaaaaaaaaacaatatattgataGAACACCATGCCAATAAAAGTTGGCCAACATCCTTTTATTCAGACCATAATCTTGGA harbors:
- the LOC114551742 gene encoding immunoglobulin gamma-1 heavy chain, whose protein sequence is MFSVALLLLLAAGSCVKCEQLTQPASVTVQPGQRLTITCQVSYSLSSYNTAWIRQPAGKGLEWIGMKHTGASYYKDSLKNKFSIDLETSSKTVTLNGQNVQPEDTAVYYCAREPQIVGGDAFDYLGRGTVVTVIDTTTAPTLFPLVQCKPGAADRITVGCLAQDFYPKSLTLQWTDSSGKSLATAVQYPPTEKNSKYTGVSLLTVSKSEWDSWSSFTCSVTHPGTPPPVTLLKKASYPVKMELNQPSPKEIFSNNQAKLKCIVTGPEQNVVDQIQITWKIDGSPVTNNITPTQSGVSTMTLTRTEWYKVNNVRCSATKDDMTPVIQDLTFHKGDGSEPKVTVHILPDEDIIDEVTLVCLVSNPVQQDYYIAWSEHIGTNPPIYTDGINFSQGKTPQGYSVASIYTTTKDKWNSSIMFSCNVWPGRGEQPIKSRDVSKAMSNSMECEK